From Aegilops tauschii subsp. strangulata cultivar AL8/78 chromosome 5, Aet v6.0, whole genome shotgun sequence:
GGACTTCAAGGCTATATTAGCAATCTAAATGATGTCGTGTCTGATTGCTTTACCTACTTTGCTAGTGTTTGTGGTATGTTCTATACTACTAGTCTCATATATTCTATTACTTGTGTCATATAACTTGTAAAATCTACTCCAAATCTCCATAGTTATGTATTGTCTACATTAGTAGTCATTCTGTTCATAAATAATCAGTAACCATATGTTTATACAATGACTGGCATTTTTCATGATTATTGGCAGATTTAGGTGATTTGTAGATGTTTATAAAACTTTAAATTCTTTTTAAAAACTAACAGTTAAAATTGTAAATTTAATGACGTGTTCCCCTCATTATAGAGAAAGAGGAGCACAGGAGAAAACGGAAGTTCTTGCTCGGTGAGTCCATGGGAGGAGCTATCGCGTTGATGCTTCATAGGAAGGAACCTACCTTTTGGGATGGGGCCATTTTAGTTGCCCCCATGTGCAAGGTTAAGTGCCCAAGATTAGCTAATCTTGTTTTTGCTGCTAGTGTCATTTTGTTATTGTCTAGAACTTTTTGAGATCTACAATCTGCACCCCCATGTGTTACCATGAATTGTTATATGTGGGTAAGTTCAACAATGCATGGTGGGACTTAATTATTGATGTGGTAACATGATGCAGATCGTAGAAGAAATGAAGCCTAGTCCCATGGTGATTACAATCTTAAGCAAGCTCAGCAATGTAATCCCTACATGGAAGATTATTCCTAATGAAGACATCATTGATAGGGCAATTAAAAGCCAAGAATGGCGTGAAGAGGTAGAATGCTTAAGATCTAAATCATGCTACATTACTTTTTCTATCACTGAATCGTCTGCATCATTATAAAACAAATTATACATGTAATCAGGTCAGAAACAATCCTTATTGCTATAAAGGAAGGCCTAGACTAAAGACTGGTTACGAAATTTTTATGGCAAGCTTGGATATTGAAAGCAATCTTGAAAAGGTACGAGTAAGCTGCAGTATATTTATACATTGAACTGGTAATCCTGAAGTATTTCCTTAAATTGCTTGTTGTTCATCTAAATTTCTCACATTTTACAACAAGGTAACCCTGCCATTCATTATAGTCCACGGTGGTGCTGATGCTGTGACTGACCCAGCAGTAAGCGAGGCACTATATACACTAGCTGAGAGTAAAGACAAGACGTTGAAGCTCTACCCAGGGATGTGCCATGCTTTGACTTCCGGTGAACCAGAGAACAACATTGACATTGTGTTTTCAGATATCATTCAGTGGCTTGATGAGAGGGCATTGGTTCAAAAAGAATCATAACTAATATTATAGAGCCTAAAAATGTTTATATACTCCATGTTGCCAAGGCAGTGGGTATAAGGTGACCTAgggtgtgtatatatatatatatttgctACAATGAGTCAAGATCTAGAATGTACTTACTTACATTAAATTGTAAAACTAATAGCTTAGTGCAAGTTTTTTAGGGCAGAGCATGGTAGTTTTTTTGGAAGCATTGGATAGCAAGCTTCTATTTTTCTTGTTGTATCCTTTTTAGCAAATTTTGTGTTTAAATTCACGTTCTACATGTAAATAACAATTCGCAAAACTTTACTCATATTGGGGGCTGTCTCTTCAACAGATTGTTCACGATAAGCGATTCATGTGTTTCACTATGGAGAAATACACAAACATCATAAGTTTGTCATGTGAGGCCGCACTAGTAGAAAAACAGGCATTAAAGTcccccccacccacccacccagtgGCGAAGCCTCGGCGGGACAAACCCGgtccctgccccccccccccttccaagaTTTTTTTGCCAAATAGGCTATCACCATATCTTTTCTATGTCATACACTTATCTAGCCCCTCTAAAATTTGCTTTATGCTCTGCCACTGCCCCCACCTAAGCAGTTGTGACCCAGAGGAACAAAGTCGTATGTAATGCTGAACAATAGAGGTAGTTCCACATGAGTATCTGATTGCAGTTCAGAAACCGTACGCAATACTTATTTATTGCATGCGGTTATGAAACGAAACCACCTTTGAGAATACACAGTGGCGGTTGCAATTTTGAAACCGCCTCCAATACTTGAGAATACACAGTGGTGGTCGCAATTTGTAAACAGCCTCCAATACTTTGGTAACCAATCTGGCCGACTCTGATTTTGCTGGGAACCATTCACTTGAGTGGGCAGTGTTGTCGCTCTTGATCGTGCCGAGTGGGATGGAGGCTATTGCTTGTCATCGATCTAAGGTGGAGGGTTGTCGCTGGTAATCGTTTTGAGGGGGGAGGCTACTGTTGTCGCTATCATTGATTCAAAATGGAGGGTTGTTGCCGGACACCATTTTGATGGGATGGATGCCACCGATCATCGATTTGGGGTGGATGGCTGTTGTCAAGCACCATTATGAGGGATGGCTGCTGCCAGTCATCGATTTGAAGTGGTGTGTTGTCGTCGGGCGCCATTTTGAGGGGGGGGGGCTTCTGTTATCCCTTTGTAACTGAATCGAAGGCACACACTCCCTATGTGTTTGATGTACTTTGCATGTTCCTTAAGTGAAGTAGATGTTATGCATGTGTAGATGAATTCAATGGTATTGAGATTTGATATTGTATATGCTAATAAATATGACTACAAAGTTGGGCAAAGTTTACAAAGAATTGTTTTTAAACAAAGTTAATGAAGAGTAAAATAAAACATATGCGCTATTGTGTTAATTATATAATTATGATGCACATATACTTTCTTGTAATGGTAGGTTATTAATGTGGTGCTTTTGTTATGTTGCAGGCATGGATCGAGCTTTGATATACACCGAGAACCGTTTGAGAAATGAGTTCAAGGATGGGTTGTTAGGTTTTTTGGAAGCAACCGATCAAGATAGATTGAGAAGGGAAGGGAAATGGACATGTTACCCATGTCTCATGTCTGAAAATTGCAAAAATATTAAAAGCACTACAGAGATCCAGACACATTTGATCAAGAGGGGATTCATGTTGGGATATGCATGTTGGAGTAAACATGGTGAACAAATAAGTGCACATGGtggtgtgatgtctactacacaaccttctccttgtagacgttgttgggcctccaagtgcagaggtttgtaggacagtagcaaatttccctcaagtggatgacctaagg
This genomic window contains:
- the LOC109787623 gene encoding caffeoylshikimate esterase-like; the encoded protein is MANDDIKYQEEYISNARGLNLFTCQWTPSNGEPKALIFLCHGYAMECSISMRGTGTRLAKAGFAVHGVDYEGHGKSSGLQGYISNLNDVVSDCFTYFASVCEKEEHRRKRKFLLGESMGGAIALMLHRKEPTFWDGAILVAPMCKIVEEMKPSPMVITILSKLSNVIPTWKIIPNEDIIDRAIKSQEWREEVRNNPYCYKGRPRLKTGYEIFMASLDIESNLEKVTLPFIIVHGGADAVTDPAVSEALYTLAESKDKTLKLYPGMCHALTSGEPENNIDIVFSDIIQWLDERALVQKES